A stretch of Clostridium sp. BJN0001 DNA encodes these proteins:
- the gatA gene encoding Asp-tRNA(Asn)/Glu-tRNA(Gln) amidotransferase subunit GatA: MIEKMSLKSLSEKIKKQEITSEEVVKKYIENIQENEPKVNAFLTLLCDEALEKAREIDRKAKNNEKLGALCGIPIAIKDNICTEGINTTCASKMLEDFNPPYDATVIKKLQDEDAIIIGKTNMDEFAMGSSTENSAFKVTKNPRDLSRVPGGSSGGSAAAVAAKMCPVSLGSDTGGSIRQPAAFCGAVGLKPTYGLVSRFGLIAFGSSLDQIGPFTNTVSDSAYMLNILQGADKYDSTSIRNISKKDYTLNLDDGIKNMKIGIPEEFLLEGLNEEIKDALLNTVDKLKELGAEVEKISLPIMKDGLAAYYIISSAEASTNLARYDGIRYGHKTNDYTNLEELMVNTRTEAFGNEVKRRIMMGTYALSSGYYDAYYNTADKFRKKLKYELKKTFEKYDLILGPVSPILPFKINEKHEDPLSMYLADIYTVNVNLAGSPALSMPVSRSREGLPIAIQFIGDRLCEDKIFKAAHTLEKALNVEL, from the coding sequence ATGATTGAAAAGATGAGTTTAAAAAGTCTTTCTGAAAAGATAAAAAAACAAGAAATTACAAGTGAAGAAGTAGTAAAAAAATATATAGAAAATATACAAGAAAATGAACCAAAAGTTAATGCATTTCTTACTCTTTTATGTGATGAAGCATTAGAAAAGGCTAGAGAAATAGATAGAAAAGCAAAAAACAACGAAAAACTTGGAGCACTTTGTGGTATTCCAATTGCAATTAAAGATAATATTTGCACAGAAGGAATAAATACAACATGTGCATCAAAAATGCTTGAAGATTTTAATCCACCATACGATGCAACAGTAATCAAAAAACTTCAAGATGAGGATGCAATAATAATTGGTAAAACTAATATGGATGAATTTGCAATGGGTTCATCAACTGAGAATTCAGCATTTAAGGTAACTAAAAATCCTAGAGATTTATCGAGAGTTCCAGGAGGTTCATCAGGAGGTTCTGCAGCAGCAGTTGCAGCTAAAATGTGTCCAGTTTCTTTAGGATCAGATACTGGTGGATCAATAAGACAACCAGCAGCATTTTGTGGAGCAGTAGGACTTAAGCCTACATATGGACTTGTTTCAAGATTTGGGCTTATAGCATTTGGTTCATCGCTTGACCAGATAGGACCTTTTACAAATACTGTTTCTGATAGTGCATATATGCTTAATATTCTTCAAGGAGCAGATAAATACGATTCAACAAGTATAAGAAATATTTCTAAAAAAGATTATACATTAAATTTAGATGATGGAATAAAGAACATGAAGATAGGAATTCCTGAAGAATTTTTATTAGAAGGATTAAATGAAGAAATAAAAGATGCACTCTTAAATACAGTTGATAAGCTTAAAGAACTTGGTGCAGAAGTTGAAAAAATATCACTTCCTATAATGAAAGATGGACTTGCAGCATATTATATAATTTCATCTGCAGAAGCAAGCACAAATTTAGCACGATATGATGGAATAAGATATGGACATAAGACAAACGATTATACAAATCTTGAAGAACTTATGGTAAATACAAGAACTGAAGCATTTGGAAATGAAGTAAAAAGAAGAATTATGATGGGAACATATGCTTTATCATCTGGCTATTATGATGCTTATTATAATACAGCAGATAAATTCAGAAAAAAATTAAAATATGAATTAAAGAAAACTTTTGAAAAATATGATTTAATTCTAGGACCTGTATCACCAATTCTTCCATTTAAGATTAATGAAAAACATGAAGATCCTCTTTCTATGTATCTTGCAGATATATATACAGTTAATGTTAATTTAGCTGGTTCTCCGGCACTTTCAATGCCAGTTTCAAGATCAAGAGAAGGTCTTCCAATAGCGATACAGTTTATAGGTGATAGACTTTGTGAAGATAAGATATTTAAAGCAGCACATACTCTTGAAAAAGCTTTAAATGTAGAATTATAG
- a CDS encoding GNAT family N-acetyltransferase translates to MNSYIEKIPLKTENGEIEDAYLIKLDNTYISDMVNLDKKIYADLNNKEYYFCSPKEEYETIINGAGLALGIIDSKNNLIAMGVYFEPGKREENYAFDIEEIKEKAELEGQIEATVVLKKYRGNKIQKKLCMYLEKESIKNNKKYLCATVHPDNKYSLNTFLSLGFKKKIEKNKYKGLRRTVLLKILQ, encoded by the coding sequence ATGAATTCTTATATAGAAAAAATCCCTTTAAAAACAGAAAACGGTGAAATAGAAGATGCCTATCTTATCAAATTAGATAATACATATATTTCTGACATGGTTAATTTAGATAAGAAAATTTATGCTGATTTAAATAATAAAGAGTATTATTTTTGTTCTCCAAAAGAAGAATATGAAACTATAATAAATGGGGCAGGTTTAGCACTTGGAATTATTGATAGCAAAAATAATCTTATTGCTATGGGAGTGTATTTTGAGCCTGGAAAAAGAGAAGAAAATTATGCTTTTGATATTGAAGAAATAAAAGAAAAGGCAGAATTAGAAGGTCAGATAGAAGCTACTGTTGTTCTTAAAAAGTATCGTGGAAATAAAATTCAAAAAAAACTTTGTATGTATCTTGAAAAAGAATCAATAAAAAATAATAAAAAATATCTATGTGCAACAGTTCATCCTGATAATAAATATAGCCTTAACACATTTTTATCTTTAGGATTTAAAAAGAAGATTGAAAAAAACAAATACAAAGGCCTAAGAAGAACAGTTTTATTAAAAATTTTACAATAA
- the gatC gene encoding Asp-tRNA(Asn)/Glu-tRNA(Gln) amidotransferase subunit GatC encodes MSVSIDEVKYIAKLSKLKFTDDEAEKFSKEFESVLDNFKYLNELDLSIKDDVKVDTLEPVERKDEIKDFGEKDLFRNVKNMQDGYLKVPKTFD; translated from the coding sequence ATGAGTGTAAGTATTGATGAAGTAAAATATATAGCAAAGTTATCAAAATTAAAATTTACTGATGACGAAGCAGAAAAATTTTCAAAGGAATTTGAGAGTGTTTTAGATAATTTTAAATATTTAAATGAACTTGATTTAAGTATAAAAGATGATGTAAAAGTAGATACATTAGAACCAGTTGAAAGAAAAGATGAAATTAAAGATTTTGGCGAAAAAGATTTATTTAGAAATGTTAAGAATATGCAAGATGGGTACTTAAAAGTTCCTAAGACTTTTGATTAG
- a CDS encoding HAMP domain-containing sensor histidine kinase, whose translation MILCLIAVTYTSQTLLFEKFYSYKKTTSLVKEINKLNIVFSSDLKDDDELFSALKDFEIKNNAKLALFSPNENKIFLPDKSTNDKDNFDTLTAFCSELIKNKTIINTALETSRTQYENFYNESSNLKKIGIVSPMSLNTKNDYIIICVSSIQPIEEATQVIEEFSLYLFIGLIGISAMLSMIYSDLVSKPLIRLNNVACRMAKMNFNEKCEITSNDEIGSLGQSLNSLSLNLKNALDDLKDKNETLKHDIEKERQLENMRYDFVNNVSHELKTPIGIIEGYAEGIKDGIVTGEDATLYLETIIDEAKKMGVLVSNMLELSKLESGVLKPNFEDFNINRLIKKVVKKHEPDASSKNLKIFFDSCDEYSYVYADPFQMEEVFTNLLTNAIKYTPSDNIIKIIIAEDEELKRYKISVQNFGVNIPEDELKKLFDKFYRLDKSRERTQSNSTGLGLSIVKNILHLHKSEFEFHNIKDGIEFYFYLDKVIMSADDE comes from the coding sequence ATGATTCTCTGTCTTATTGCAGTTACATATACTTCTCAAACACTTTTGTTTGAGAAGTTCTATTCCTATAAAAAAACAACTTCTTTAGTAAAAGAAATAAATAAACTTAATATAGTTTTTTCAAGTGATTTAAAAGATGATGATGAATTATTTTCTGCTTTGAAGGATTTCGAAATAAAAAATAATGCAAAACTTGCATTATTTTCACCTAATGAAAATAAAATATTTCTTCCAGATAAATCAACAAACGATAAAGATAATTTTGATACACTTACAGCCTTTTGTTCAGAACTTATAAAGAACAAAACTATAATAAATACTGCACTTGAAACATCTAGAACGCAGTATGAAAATTTTTATAATGAAAGCAGCAATCTAAAAAAAATTGGTATAGTTTCTCCTATGTCTTTAAATACTAAAAATGACTACATAATAATCTGTGTTTCATCAATTCAGCCTATAGAAGAAGCTACACAGGTAATAGAAGAATTCTCGCTCTATCTTTTTATAGGGCTTATAGGAATTTCTGCAATGCTTTCAATGATATATTCAGATCTTGTTTCAAAGCCGCTTATACGTCTTAATAATGTTGCTTGCAGGATGGCTAAGATGAATTTTAATGAAAAATGTGAAATTACATCAAATGATGAAATAGGAAGTCTTGGTCAATCACTTAATTCTCTTTCTTTAAATCTAAAAAATGCATTAGATGATCTTAAAGACAAAAATGAAACTCTAAAACATGATATAGAGAAAGAAAGGCAGCTTGAAAATATGAGATATGATTTCGTAAATAATGTAAGCCATGAGCTAAAAACTCCAATTGGAATCATAGAAGGTTATGCTGAAGGAATTAAAGACGGAATAGTAACAGGTGAAGATGCAACTTTATATTTAGAAACAATAATAGATGAAGCTAAAAAAATGGGAGTTTTAGTATCAAATATGCTTGAACTTTCAAAACTAGAATCAGGAGTATTGAAGCCAAATTTTGAAGACTTTAATATAAATAGGCTTATTAAAAAAGTAGTGAAAAAACATGAACCAGATGCTTCTTCAAAAAATCTAAAGATATTTTTTGATTCGTGTGATGAATATAGTTATGTATATGCTGATCCATTTCAGATGGAAGAAGTCTTCACTAATTTATTAACAAATGCAATTAAATATACGCCAAGCGATAATATTATAAAGATAATAATTGCTGAAGACGAAGAACTTAAAAGATATAAAATCTCAGTTCAGAATTTTGGAGTAAATATTCCAGAAGATGAACTCAAAAAGTTATTTGATAAATTTTATAGACTTGATAAGTCACGAGAAAGGACTCAAAGTAACAGTACAGGTCTTGGCTTATCTATAGTAAAGAATATTTTACATCTTCATAAATCTGAATTCGAATTTCATAATATAAAAGATGGCATTGAATTTTATTTTTATCTCGATAAAGTTATTATGTCAGCTGATGATGAATAA
- a CDS encoding CCA tRNA nucleotidyltransferase: protein MNFSLPSYVKYVLDTLSFNGFKAYLVGGCVRDFLLNIVPSDFDVTTNAKPNDIKNIFKNVSLYGEKHGTVGVIKDNKIVEVTTFRKDGCYLDSRHPQDVYFVDSLKEDLKRRDFTINAMAYNEKESLIDYFNGKNDIKNKIIRTVGEPKERFSEDALRMLRAVRFSAKLGFNIEENTYNAIKESYKSMKNISKERIQSEFSKILISDPKKIDYLISTGLIDYIIPYFKKVALVKQNNPYHVYDLYDHTIIACYNIENELYLRLTMLLHDIGKVETKTTDEKGISHFYNHPKVSSFLALNILKWLKYDNDTIDKVVKLVTYHDSFLDSKKVIKKVLNKLGLDLFKDLLKVQMADCMAQNLKMNEKRVKAVKNARFLLNEILEDKECFTLKDLNINGKDIINLGITDGKCIGKILNDVLNLVIKNPDLNNKDKIIKYIKVTYKL from the coding sequence ATGAATTTTAGTTTGCCTTCATATGTTAAATATGTTCTTGACACATTATCTTTTAATGGTTTTAAAGCGTATCTAGTAGGTGGGTGTGTTCGTGATTTTTTATTAAATATAGTTCCATCAGATTTTGATGTAACAACAAATGCAAAGCCTAATGATATAAAAAATATATTTAAAAATGTTTCTCTATATGGTGAAAAGCATGGAACAGTTGGGGTTATTAAAGATAACAAGATTGTTGAAGTTACGACTTTTAGAAAAGATGGATGTTATTTAGATTCAAGACATCCTCAAGATGTTTATTTTGTTGATTCTTTAAAAGAAGATTTAAAGCGAAGAGATTTTACAATAAATGCAATGGCTTATAATGAAAAAGAAAGTCTTATAGATTATTTTAATGGAAAAAATGACATTAAAAATAAGATAATACGAACTGTTGGAGAGCCTAAAGAAAGATTTTCAGAAGATGCTTTAAGAATGCTTAGAGCAGTACGATTTTCAGCAAAACTAGGTTTTAATATTGAGGAAAATACATATAATGCTATAAAAGAATCATATAAAAGTATGAAAAATATTTCAAAAGAGAGGATACAGTCTGAGTTTTCAAAAATACTTATTTCTGATCCTAAAAAAATAGACTATCTTATTTCTACAGGTCTTATTGATTATATAATTCCTTATTTTAAAAAGGTTGCTTTGGTTAAACAGAATAATCCATATCATGTGTATGATCTTTATGATCATACAATAATTGCGTGCTACAATATAGAAAATGAACTTTACTTAAGGCTTACTATGCTTTTACATGATATTGGGAAAGTAGAGACTAAAACTACAGATGAAAAGGGAATATCTCACTTTTACAATCATCCTAAAGTATCATCGTTTCTTGCGTTAAACATTTTAAAATGGCTAAAATATGATAATGATACTATAGATAAGGTTGTAAAGTTAGTTACATACCATGATTCTTTTTTGGATTCAAAAAAAGTAATAAAAAAGGTATTAAATAAATTAGGACTTGATCTTTTTAAAGATTTATTAAAAGTTCAGATGGCTGACTGCATGGCTCAGAATTTAAAAATGAATGAAAAAAGGGTTAAAGCAGTTAAAAATGCACGATTTTTATTAAATGAGATACTAGAAGATAAAGAATGTTTTACTCTTAAAGATTTAAATATAAACGGAAAAGATATAATTAATCTTGGTATAACAGATGGAAAATGTATTGGAAAAATATTAAATGATGTTTTAAATCTTGTTATTAAAAATCCTGATTTAAATAACAAAGATAAAATTATAAAATATATAAAAGTAACATATAAGTTATAA
- the gatB gene encoding Asp-tRNA(Asn)/Glu-tRNA(Gln) amidotransferase subunit GatB, giving the protein MNYETIIGLEIHAELKSKTKIFCNCSTSFGAKPNEHTCPICTGIPGTLPMLNEEVVNLAIKAGTALGCKVNKYSKMDRKNYFYPDLPKAFQTSQYDQPICSGGIVEFEHEGKKVKVRLNRIHIEEDAGKLVHLEEEEVTLVDYNRVGVPLAEIVTEPDMRSVSEAVEFMKRLKAILEYGGISDCRMDQGSLRCDANISLRPVGSEKYGTKVEIKNINSFRELQKALEKEEQRQSELLSFGEGDKIVQETRRWDSGKGRTISMRTKEEANDYRYVVEPDLPPIIISDEQIKKEKESLPEMPDAKKERFIKEYNLSNRDVDILISDKTLAFFFEDLVKLGIKPKTAANWILSDILRKLNENKMASNDMKLSAENLVKLLKTVEEGKISNNIAREVFEKIFDENTDPLKIIEENGLSQISSQDDLLKIVKEVVKNNPQSVEDFKSGKKQATSYLMGQVMKETKGKANPKIAKQLVDKVLEEI; this is encoded by the coding sequence ATGAATTATGAAACTATAATAGGTCTTGAAATACATGCGGAATTAAAATCGAAAACAAAAATATTTTGTAATTGTTCGACTTCATTTGGAGCAAAACCTAACGAACATACATGTCCTATTTGTACAGGTATACCAGGAACTCTTCCAATGCTTAATGAAGAAGTTGTTAATCTTGCAATTAAGGCAGGTACAGCACTTGGATGCAAAGTAAATAAATATAGCAAGATGGATAGAAAAAATTACTTTTATCCAGATCTTCCAAAGGCTTTCCAAACATCTCAGTATGATCAGCCAATATGCTCAGGAGGAATTGTTGAATTTGAGCATGAAGGTAAAAAGGTAAAAGTAAGACTTAATAGAATTCACATTGAAGAAGATGCCGGAAAGCTTGTACATCTTGAGGAGGAAGAAGTAACTTTAGTTGATTACAATAGAGTAGGTGTTCCTCTTGCAGAAATAGTAACTGAACCAGATATGAGAAGTGTTTCTGAAGCAGTTGAATTTATGAAAAGATTAAAAGCAATATTAGAATATGGTGGAATCTCAGATTGTAGAATGGATCAAGGTTCTTTAAGATGCGATGCTAATATATCTCTAAGACCAGTTGGTAGTGAAAAATATGGAACAAAGGTAGAGATTAAGAATATAAACTCATTTAGAGAACTTCAAAAAGCACTTGAAAAAGAAGAACAAAGACAGTCAGAACTTTTAAGCTTTGGTGAAGGCGATAAAATAGTTCAAGAAACAAGAAGATGGGATTCTGGAAAAGGAAGAACAATTTCAATGCGTACAAAAGAAGAAGCTAATGATTATAGATACGTTGTTGAACCAGATCTTCCTCCTATAATTATTTCAGATGAGCAGATTAAAAAAGAAAAAGAATCACTTCCAGAAATGCCTGATGCTAAGAAGGAAAGATTTATAAAAGAATACAATTTATCTAACAGAGATGTTGATATTTTAATATCAGATAAAACACTTGCATTTTTCTTTGAAGATCTTGTAAAGTTAGGTATAAAACCAAAAACTGCTGCAAACTGGATTTTATCTGATATCTTAAGAAAATTAAATGAAAATAAAATGGCATCAAATGATATGAAATTATCTGCAGAAAATCTTGTTAAATTATTAAAAACAGTTGAAGAAGGCAAAATAAGCAATAATATTGCAAGAGAAGTATTTGAAAAAATATTTGATGAAAATACTGATCCACTTAAAATAATTGAAGAAAATGGATTAAGCCAGATAAGTTCACAAGATGATCTTTTAAAGATAGTAAAAGAAGTTGTTAAAAATAATCCTCAATCAGTTGAAGATTTTAAATCAGGAAAGAAACAAGCAACTTCATATCTTATGGGTCAAGTAATGAAAGAAACAAAAGGAAAAGCAAATCCAAAGATTGCGAAACAATTAGTAGATAAAGTATTAGAAGAAATTTAG
- the hisJ gene encoding histidinol-phosphatase HisJ — MIDYKRDGHIHSPHCPHGSSDTFDMYVKEALRKGLHEISFTEHLPFPCYFMDDKKLLDDSSPSKDEMKLYFSDLKRIKEKYKEKIKINSGCEVDFLDGLEDKSKEVINEFGNYIEDGLISVHFIRINDKFYDIDGLEGFKNATKALGSVEKVYNKYYETIIKAVKSDLGQYKPKRIAHPNLIRVFNKLYNISYNNRKLLENVVFEIKNNGYEVDVNTSGLRKEYCREIFVDGIMKELVKKYEVKQVFGSDSHKAKDVGSNFNLYK, encoded by the coding sequence ATGATAGATTATAAAAGAGATGGACATATACATTCTCCTCATTGTCCTCATGGTTCATCTGATACGTTTGATATGTATGTTAAAGAGGCTTTAAGAAAAGGACTTCATGAAATTTCGTTTACTGAACATCTGCCTTTTCCATGTTATTTTATGGATGATAAAAAGCTTTTAGATGACTCATCACCATCTAAAGATGAGATGAAGTTATACTTTTCTGATTTAAAAAGAATAAAAGAAAAATATAAAGAAAAAATAAAAATAAATTCTGGATGTGAGGTTGATTTTCTAGATGGACTTGAAGATAAATCAAAAGAAGTAATTAATGAGTTTGGAAATTATATAGAGGATGGTCTTATTTCTGTTCATTTTATACGAATTAATGATAAATTTTATGATATAGATGGGCTTGAAGGATTTAAAAATGCAACAAAAGCATTAGGAAGTGTTGAAAAAGTATATAATAAATATTATGAAACTATTATAAAAGCAGTAAAATCAGACCTTGGTCAATATAAACCTAAGAGAATTGCACATCCAAATTTAATAAGAGTATTTAATAAATTATATAATATATCATATAATAATAGAAAACTTTTAGAAAATGTTGTATTTGAGATAAAAAATAATGGATATGAAGTAGATGTAAATACATCTGGACTTAGAAAAGAATATTGCAGAGAAATATTTGTTGATGGTATTATGAAGGAATTAGTTAAAAAGTATGAAGTAAAACAAGTATTTGGCTCAGATTCACATAAAGCAAAAGATGTAGGATCTAATTTTAATTTATATAAATAA
- the aspS gene encoding aspartate--tRNA(Asn) ligase → MKRTFIKDISEKKDQTVLLRGWVHKIRDLSHVTFIMLRDKSGIIQLVCTKEEASELRLENSIEITGTVIENEKAKGGYEIHTESIKTVGNVYYDKLPFEITAYKNKTALETQLDYRTISLRIPKIKAIFKVENEIEESFRRFFKSKSFEEIHTPKIINSGTEGGSEMFTVNYFNKRAFLAQSPQFYKQMMVGAGFERVFEVGYAYRAELHNTYRHLNEYVSLDAEMGFIKDENDLMDVEEEFIRYMYNHLKETCKEELSLYDVEIPETIDIPRIPLKKAQEILLDEYGKRSPNGNIDNEGEVLFAKYVKEKYNSDFVFLTEYPTAKRPMYAMERKEDPETTNSFDLIFNGLEITTGGQRIHDYKMLKEKMEKLGLDLDAFGFYLNTFKYGMPPHGGFAIGLERITMKVLGLSNIREASLFPRDMKRLEP, encoded by the coding sequence ATGAAAAGAACTTTTATAAAGGACATATCAGAGAAAAAAGATCAAACCGTTCTTCTAAGAGGATGGGTACACAAAATAAGAGATTTAAGTCATGTAACATTTATTATGCTTAGAGATAAGTCAGGAATAATTCAGCTTGTATGCACTAAAGAGGAAGCTTCGGAGTTAAGACTTGAAAATTCAATAGAAATTACAGGAACAGTTATAGAAAATGAAAAAGCAAAGGGAGGATATGAAATCCATACTGAAAGCATAAAAACTGTTGGAAATGTTTATTATGATAAACTTCCTTTTGAAATTACAGCATATAAAAATAAGACAGCACTTGAAACACAGCTTGATTATAGAACAATAAGTTTAAGAATTCCTAAAATAAAGGCAATATTTAAGGTTGAAAATGAGATAGAAGAATCATTTAGAAGATTCTTTAAAAGTAAATCATTTGAGGAAATCCATACTCCTAAGATAATCAATTCTGGAACTGAAGGCGGAAGTGAGATGTTCACTGTAAATTATTTTAACAAAAGAGCATTCTTAGCACAGAGTCCTCAATTTTATAAACAGATGATGGTTGGTGCAGGATTCGAAAGAGTTTTTGAAGTTGGATACGCATATAGAGCAGAGCTTCATAATACATACAGACATTTAAATGAGTATGTAAGTCTTGATGCTGAAATGGGATTTATTAAAGATGAAAATGATCTTATGGATGTTGAAGAAGAATTTATAAGATATATGTATAATCATTTAAAAGAAACATGCAAAGAAGAGCTTTCTCTTTATGATGTTGAAATTCCGGAAACAATAGATATTCCAAGAATTCCACTTAAAAAAGCACAGGAAATTTTATTAGATGAATATGGAAAAAGATCTCCAAATGGAAACATCGATAATGAAGGAGAAGTATTATTTGCTAAGTATGTAAAGGAAAAATACAATTCTGATTTCGTATTTTTAACTGAATATCCAACAGCTAAAAGACCAATGTATGCGATGGAAAGAAAAGAAGATCCTGAAACTACAAATAGTTTTGATTTAATCTTTAACGGACTTGAAATCACAACTGGAGGTCAGAGAATACACGACTATAAGATGCTTAAAGAAAAAATGGAAAAGTTAGGGCTTGACCTTGATGCTTTTGGATTTTATCTAAACACATTTAAATATGGAATGCCACCACATGGAGGATTTGCAATTGGTCTTGAAAGAATAACAATGAAAGTTTTAGGACTTTCAAATATTAGAGAAGCATCATTATTCCCAAGAGATATGAAAAGACTTGAACCATAA
- a CDS encoding response regulator transcription factor encodes MKKSVLIVEDELRIRFLLRDYLMKDNFNVFEASNGEEGLLAFSKNKIDIVLLDIMMPVMDGMTMLEKLRSVSTVPVILLTAKEQETDKLLGYETGADDYITKPFSPKVLIAKVKALLKRTRDDIDSSCQDFNGLTINTLSHEVKINKNIITLSPKEYELLIYLVKNEGMALTRDNILDNVWGIDYYGDIRTVDTNVKRLREKLLDKSSYIVTVRGSGYKFEAK; translated from the coding sequence ATGAAAAAATCAGTTTTAATTGTTGAAGACGAACTTAGAATAAGATTTTTACTACGAGATTATCTAATGAAAGATAATTTTAATGTATTTGAAGCCTCAAATGGTGAGGAAGGACTTTTAGCATTTTCAAAAAATAAAATTGATATAGTTCTTCTAGATATTATGATGCCTGTAATGGATGGAATGACAATGCTTGAAAAATTAAGGAGTGTTTCAACTGTTCCTGTAATACTTCTCACTGCAAAAGAGCAGGAAACAGATAAACTCTTAGGCTATGAAACAGGTGCAGATGATTATATAACAAAGCCATTCAGCCCAAAAGTATTAATTGCAAAAGTTAAGGCCCTTTTAAAAAGAACAAGAGATGATATAGATTCAAGCTGTCAAGATTTTAATGGCCTTACAATAAATACTCTTTCTCATGAAGTCAAAATTAACAAAAATATAATTACATTATCGCCGAAAGAATATGAACTTCTTATATATCTTGTAAAAAATGAAGGAATGGCTCTTACAAGAGATAATATTTTAGATAATGTATGGGGAATAGATTATTATGGTGATATCCGAACTGTAGATACAAATGTAAAAAGACTAAGAGAAAAACTTTTAGATAAATCATCATATATAGTAACTGTACGTGGAAGCGGGTATAAATTTGAAGCAAAATAA